The following coding sequences lie in one Pseudorca crassidens isolate mPseCra1 chromosome 2, mPseCra1.hap1, whole genome shotgun sequence genomic window:
- the ELOVL1 gene encoding very long chain fatty acid elongase 1 isoform X1, protein MRKWQAAWPWGHLSGPAPSEPSTTARLAPTESLARMEAVVNLYQEMMKHADPRIQGYPLMGSPLLMTSILLTYVYFVLSLGPRSMASRKPFQLRSFMVVYNFSLVAFSLYIVYEFLMSGWLSTYTWRCDPVDFSNNPEALRMVRVAWLFLFSKFIELMDTVIFVLRKKDGQVTFLHVFHHSVLPWSWWWGVKFAPGGMGSFHAMINSSVHVIMYLYYGLSALGPVAQPYLWWKKHMTAVQLIQFVLVSLHISQYYFMPSCNYQYPIIIHLIWMYGTIFFLLFSNFWYQSYTKGKRLPRVLQQNGAPGTAKVKAN, encoded by the exons ATGAGGAAGTGGCAGGCAGCCTGGCCCTGGGGACACCTCTCCGGCCCTGCTCCTTCCGAGCCCTCCACGACTGCCCGCCTGGCCCCCACTG AGTCCTTAGCCAGGATGGAGGCTGTTGTGAACTTGTACCAGGAGATGATGAAGCATGCAG ATCCCCGGATCCAGGGCTACCCTCTGATGGGGTCCCCCCTGCTAATGACCTCTATCCTCCTGACCTACGTGTACTTCGTTCTTTCACTTGGGCCTCGCAGCATGGCCAGTCGGAAGCCCTTCCAGCTCCGCAGCTTCATGGTTGTCTACAACTTCTCACTGGTGGCATTTTCCCTCTACATCGTCTATGAG TTCCTGATGTCTGGCTGGCTGAGTACCTACACCTGGCGCTGCGACCCAGTGGACTTTTCCAACAACCCGGAGGCACTGAGG ATGGTTCGAGTGGCCTGGCTCTTCCTGTTCTCCAAGTTCATTGAGCTGATGGACACG GTGATCTTTGTTCTCCGGAAGAAGGATGGACAGGTGACCTTCCTACATGTCTTCCACCACTCAGTGCTTCCCTGGAGCTGGTGGTGGGGGGTAAAATTTGCTCCAG GAGGAATGGGCTCTTTCCACGCCATGATCAACTCCTCTGTGCACGTCATCATGTACCTGTACTATGGATTGTCTGCCCTCGGCCCTGTGGCTCAGCCCTACCTTTGGTGGAAAAAGCACATGACAGCTGTCCAGCTG ATCCAGTTTGTCCTGGTCTCGCTGCACATCTCCCAGTACTACTTCATGCCCAGCTGTAACTACCAGTATCCAATCATCATCCACCTCATCTGGATGTACGGCACCATCTTCTTCTTGCTCTTCTCCAATTTCTGGTATCAGTCTTACACCAAAGGCAAGCGGCTGCCCCGTGTACTTCAGCAAAATGGAGCTCCAGGTACTGCCAAAGTCAAGGCTAACTGA
- the CDC20 gene encoding cell division cycle protein 20 homolog isoform X2, whose translation MEVASFLLSKENQPEDSQTPTKKEHQKAWALNLNGFDVEEAKILRLSGKPQNAPEGYQNRLKVLYSQKATPSSSRKTCRYIPSLPDRILDAPEIRNDYYLNLVDWSSGNVLAVALDNSVYLWSASSGDILQLLQLEQPGDYISSVAWIKEGNYLAVGTSSAEVQLWDVQQQKRLRNMTSHSARVGSLCWNSYILSSGSRSGHIHHHDVRVAEHHVATLSGHSQEVCGLRWAPDGRHLASGGNDNLVNVWPSAPGEGGWVPLQTFTQHQGAVKAVAWCPWQPNVLATGGGTSDRHIRIWNVCSGACLSAVDAHSQVCSILWSPHYKELISGHGFAQNQLVIWKYPTMAKVAELKGHTARVLSLTMSPDGATVASAAADETLRLWRCFELDAARRREREKASAAKSSLIHQGIR comes from the exons ATGGAGGTCGCTAGCTTCCTCCTGAGCAAGGAGAACCAGCCCGAAGACAGTCAGACGCCCACCAAGAAG GAACATCAGAAAGCATGGGCTTTGAACCTGAACGGTTTTGATGTGGAGGAAGCCAAGATCCTTCGGCTCAGTGGAAAACCACAAAATGCCCCAGAGG GTTACCAGAACAGACTGAAAGTACTCTATAGCCAGAAGGCCACGCCCAGCTCCAGCAGGAAGACCTGCCGTTACATTCCTTCCCTTCCAGACCGGATCCTGGACGCCCCTGAAATCCGGAATGACTACT ACCTGAACCTTGTGGATTGGAGCTCTGGGAATGTACTGGCTGTGGCTTTGGACAACAGTGTGTACTTGTGGAGTGCTAGCTCTGGTGACATCCTGCAGCTGCTCCAATTGGAGCAGCCTGGGGACTATATATCTTCTGTGGCCTGGATCAAAGAGGGCAACTACCTGGCTGTGGGCACCAGCAGTGCTGAAGTGCAG CTATGGGATGTGCAACAGCAGAAACGGCTTCGAAACATGACCAGTCATTCTGCCCGAGTGGGCTCCCTCTGTTGGAATAGCTATATCCTGTCCAG TGGCTCACGCTCTGGCCACATCCACCACCATGATGTTAGGGTAGCAGAACACCATGTGGCCACATTGAGTGGCCACAGCCAGGAAGTGTGTGGGCTGCGCTGGGCCCCAGATGGACGACATTTAGCCAGTGGCGGCAACGATAACTTGGTCAACGTGTGGCCTAGTGCTCCTGGAGAAGGTGGCTGGGTTCCTCTGCAGACATTCACCCAGCATCAAGGGGCTGTCAAG GCTGTAGCTTGGTGTCCCTGGCAGCCCAATGTCCTGGCAACTGGAGGGGGCACAAGTGATCGACACATTCGTATCTGGAACGTCTGCTCTGGGGCCTGTCTGAGTGCTGTGGATGCCCATTCCCAG GTGTGCTCCATCCTCTGGTCTCCCCACTACAAGGAGCTCATCTCAGGCCATGGCTTTGCCCAGAACCAGCTGGTTATTTGGAAGTACCCAACCATGGCCAAGGTGGCTGAGCTGAAAG gtcacacagcccgGGTCCTTAGTCTGACCATGAGCCCAGATGGGGCTacagtggcatcagcagcagcagATGAGACCCTGCGGCTGTGGCGCTGCTTTGAGCTGGACGCTGCCCGGCGGCGGGAGCGGGAGAAGGCCAGCGCAGCCAAaagcagcctcatccaccaaggCATCCGTTAA
- the ELOVL1 gene encoding very long chain fatty acid elongase 1 isoform X2 produces the protein MEAVVNLYQEMMKHADPRIQGYPLMGSPLLMTSILLTYVYFVLSLGPRSMASRKPFQLRSFMVVYNFSLVAFSLYIVYEFLMSGWLSTYTWRCDPVDFSNNPEALRMVRVAWLFLFSKFIELMDTVIFVLRKKDGQVTFLHVFHHSVLPWSWWWGVKFAPGGMGSFHAMINSSVHVIMYLYYGLSALGPVAQPYLWWKKHMTAVQLIQFVLVSLHISQYYFMPSCNYQYPIIIHLIWMYGTIFFLLFSNFWYQSYTKGKRLPRVLQQNGAPGTAKVKAN, from the exons ATGGAGGCTGTTGTGAACTTGTACCAGGAGATGATGAAGCATGCAG ATCCCCGGATCCAGGGCTACCCTCTGATGGGGTCCCCCCTGCTAATGACCTCTATCCTCCTGACCTACGTGTACTTCGTTCTTTCACTTGGGCCTCGCAGCATGGCCAGTCGGAAGCCCTTCCAGCTCCGCAGCTTCATGGTTGTCTACAACTTCTCACTGGTGGCATTTTCCCTCTACATCGTCTATGAG TTCCTGATGTCTGGCTGGCTGAGTACCTACACCTGGCGCTGCGACCCAGTGGACTTTTCCAACAACCCGGAGGCACTGAGG ATGGTTCGAGTGGCCTGGCTCTTCCTGTTCTCCAAGTTCATTGAGCTGATGGACACG GTGATCTTTGTTCTCCGGAAGAAGGATGGACAGGTGACCTTCCTACATGTCTTCCACCACTCAGTGCTTCCCTGGAGCTGGTGGTGGGGGGTAAAATTTGCTCCAG GAGGAATGGGCTCTTTCCACGCCATGATCAACTCCTCTGTGCACGTCATCATGTACCTGTACTATGGATTGTCTGCCCTCGGCCCTGTGGCTCAGCCCTACCTTTGGTGGAAAAAGCACATGACAGCTGTCCAGCTG ATCCAGTTTGTCCTGGTCTCGCTGCACATCTCCCAGTACTACTTCATGCCCAGCTGTAACTACCAGTATCCAATCATCATCCACCTCATCTGGATGTACGGCACCATCTTCTTCTTGCTCTTCTCCAATTTCTGGTATCAGTCTTACACCAAAGGCAAGCGGCTGCCCCGTGTACTTCAGCAAAATGGAGCTCCAGGTACTGCCAAAGTCAAGGCTAACTGA
- the CDC20 gene encoding cell division cycle protein 20 homolog isoform X1, with translation MAQFVFESDLHSLLQLDTPIPNAPPARWQRKAKEAAGPAPSPMRAANRSHSAGRTPGRTPGKSSSKNQTTPSKPGGDRYIPHRSASQMEVASFLLSKENQPEDSQTPTKKEHQKAWALNLNGFDVEEAKILRLSGKPQNAPEGYQNRLKVLYSQKATPSSSRKTCRYIPSLPDRILDAPEIRNDYYLNLVDWSSGNVLAVALDNSVYLWSASSGDILQLLQLEQPGDYISSVAWIKEGNYLAVGTSSAEVQLWDVQQQKRLRNMTSHSARVGSLCWNSYILSSGSRSGHIHHHDVRVAEHHVATLSGHSQEVCGLRWAPDGRHLASGGNDNLVNVWPSAPGEGGWVPLQTFTQHQGAVKAVAWCPWQPNVLATGGGTSDRHIRIWNVCSGACLSAVDAHSQVCSILWSPHYKELISGHGFAQNQLVIWKYPTMAKVAELKGHTARVLSLTMSPDGATVASAAADETLRLWRCFELDAARRREREKASAAKSSLIHQGIR, from the exons ATGGCCCAGTTCGTGTTCGAGAGTGACCTGCACTCGCTGCTGCAGCTGGATACACCCATCCCCAATGCACCCCCTGCGCGCTGGCAGCGCAAGGCGAAGGAAGCCGCGGGGCCGGCCCCCTCGCCTATGCGGGCAGCCAACCGATCCCACAGTGCCGGCAGGACCCCGGGCCGAACTCCCG gcaAATCGAGCTCCAAGAATCAGACCACTCCCAGCAAACCTGGCGGTGACCGCTATATCCCCCATCGCAGTGCTTCCCAGATGGAGGTCGCTAGCTTCCTCCTGAGCAAGGAGAACCAGCCCGAAGACAGTCAGACGCCCACCAAGAAG GAACATCAGAAAGCATGGGCTTTGAACCTGAACGGTTTTGATGTGGAGGAAGCCAAGATCCTTCGGCTCAGTGGAAAACCACAAAATGCCCCAGAGG GTTACCAGAACAGACTGAAAGTACTCTATAGCCAGAAGGCCACGCCCAGCTCCAGCAGGAAGACCTGCCGTTACATTCCTTCCCTTCCAGACCGGATCCTGGACGCCCCTGAAATCCGGAATGACTACT ACCTGAACCTTGTGGATTGGAGCTCTGGGAATGTACTGGCTGTGGCTTTGGACAACAGTGTGTACTTGTGGAGTGCTAGCTCTGGTGACATCCTGCAGCTGCTCCAATTGGAGCAGCCTGGGGACTATATATCTTCTGTGGCCTGGATCAAAGAGGGCAACTACCTGGCTGTGGGCACCAGCAGTGCTGAAGTGCAG CTATGGGATGTGCAACAGCAGAAACGGCTTCGAAACATGACCAGTCATTCTGCCCGAGTGGGCTCCCTCTGTTGGAATAGCTATATCCTGTCCAG TGGCTCACGCTCTGGCCACATCCACCACCATGATGTTAGGGTAGCAGAACACCATGTGGCCACATTGAGTGGCCACAGCCAGGAAGTGTGTGGGCTGCGCTGGGCCCCAGATGGACGACATTTAGCCAGTGGCGGCAACGATAACTTGGTCAACGTGTGGCCTAGTGCTCCTGGAGAAGGTGGCTGGGTTCCTCTGCAGACATTCACCCAGCATCAAGGGGCTGTCAAG GCTGTAGCTTGGTGTCCCTGGCAGCCCAATGTCCTGGCAACTGGAGGGGGCACAAGTGATCGACACATTCGTATCTGGAACGTCTGCTCTGGGGCCTGTCTGAGTGCTGTGGATGCCCATTCCCAG GTGTGCTCCATCCTCTGGTCTCCCCACTACAAGGAGCTCATCTCAGGCCATGGCTTTGCCCAGAACCAGCTGGTTATTTGGAAGTACCCAACCATGGCCAAGGTGGCTGAGCTGAAAG gtcacacagcccgGGTCCTTAGTCTGACCATGAGCCCAGATGGGGCTacagtggcatcagcagcagcagATGAGACCCTGCGGCTGTGGCGCTGCTTTGAGCTGGACGCTGCCCGGCGGCGGGAGCGGGAGAAGGCCAGCGCAGCCAAaagcagcctcatccaccaaggCATCCGTTAA
- the MPL gene encoding thrombopoietin receptor produces the protein MPSWALLVVISCLLPAPQNLAQVTSQDASLLASDSESLNCFSRTFEDLTCFWDEEEAAPSEIYQLLYAYPGEKPRACPLSSQRVLPFGTRYVCQFPAQDEVRLFSQLHLWVKNVFLNQNLTQRVLSVDSVGLPGPPSLIKAMGGSQPGELQISWEVPAPEISEFLRHELRYGPKDPRNSTGPTVTLLLSTETCCPALRRPNLAPAPDESPCAQPVMPQQDVPEQTPTTREAPSLTVKGGSCLLSGLQPGNSYWLQLRSQPDGVSLRGSWGSWSLPVTVDLPGDAVEIGLQCFTLDLKNVTCQWQQQDHASSQGFFYHSRAWCCPRDRDPVWEKCEEQKKNPGSQPSQFSRCHFKSRNDSAIHILVEVTTAQGAIHSYLGSPFWIHQAVLIPTPNLHWREVSSGQLELEWQHPSPWAAQETCYQLRYTGEGRQDWKVLEPPLGAQGETLELRPRSRYRVQLRARLHGPTFHGPWSAWSDPVRVETASETAWIFLVTALLLVLGVSALLGLLLLRWQFPAHYRSLRHALWPSVPDLHRVLGQYLRDTAALSPPKAAVSDACEEVEPSLLEIVPRSSEKTPLPLCSSQAQMDYRGLQPSCLGTMPLSVCPRMAETGSYCTTHIANHSYLPLSCWQAPRSQYPGQIQTL, from the exons ATGCCCTCCTGGGCCCTCTTGGTGGTCATCTCCTGCCTCCTCCCGGCCCCCCAAAACCTGGCACAAGTCACCAGCCAAG ATGCCTCCTTGCTGGCCTCGGACTCAGAGTCCCTGAACTGTTTCTCCCGAACATTTGAGGACCTCACTTGCTTCTGGGATGAGGAAGAAGCAGCGCCCAGTGAAATATATCAGCTGCTGTATGCCTACCCAGG GGAGAAGCCCCGTGCCTGCCCCCTGAGTTCCCAGCGTGTGCTGCCCTTTGGAACCCGGTACGTGTGCCAGTTTCCAGCCCAGGATGAAGTGCGCCTCTTCTCTCAACTGCACCTCTGGGTGAAGAACGTGTTTCTGAACCAGAATCTGACCCAGCGGGTGCTCTCTGTGGATAGTGTGG GCCTGCCAGGTCCCCCCAGCCTCATCAAGGCCATGGGAGGGAGCCAGCCAGGGGAACTTCAGATCAGCTGGGAGGTCCCAGCTCCCGAAATCAGTGAATTTCTGAGGCACGAACTCCGCTATGGCCCCAAGGATCCAAGGAACTCCACGGGTCCCACAGTCACACTGCTGCTGTCCACAGAAACCTGCTGCCCAGCTCTGCGGAGACCAAACCTAGCCCCAGCTCCGGACGAGTCTCCGTGTGCTCAGCCCGTGATGCCCCAACAGGATGTACCAGAGCAGacccccacaactagagaa GCTCCATCTCTGACAGTGAAGGGTGGAAGCTGCCTCCTCTCAGGGCTCCAGCCTGGGAACTCCTACTGGCTCCAGCTACGCAGCCAACCTGATGGGGTCTCCCTCCGTGGCTCTTGGGGATCTTGGTCCCTCCCTGTGACCGTGGACCTGCCTGGGGATGCAG TGGAAATTGGACTGCAATGCTTTACCTTGGACCTGAAGAATGTTACCTGTCAGTGGCAGCAACAGGACCATGCTAGCTCCCAAGGCTTCTTCTACCACAGCAGGGCATGGTGCTGCCCCAGAGACAG GGACCCCGTCTGGGAGAAGTGTGAAGAGCAGAAGAAAAATCCAGGATCACAGCCCTCCCAGTTCTCCCGCTGCCACTTCAAGTCACGAAATGACAGTGCTATTCACATCCTTGTGGAGGTGACCACAGCCCAGGGTGCCATTCACAGCTACCTGGGCTCCCCTTTCTGGATCCATCAGGCTG TGCTCATTCCCACTCCAAACTTACACTGGAGGGAGGTCTCCAGCGGGCAGCTGGAACTGGAATGGCAGCACCCATCACCCTGGGCAGCACAAGAGACCTGCTATCAGCTCCGATACACAGGAGAAGGCCGTCAGGACTGGAAG GTGCTGGAGCCGCCTCTCGGGGCCCAGGGAGAGACCTTAGAGCTGCGCCCGCGCTCCCGCTACCGTGTACAGCTGCGCGCCAGGCTCCACGGCCCCACCTTCCATGGGCCCTGGAGCGCCTGGTCCGACCCAGTAAGGGTGGAAACCGCCTCCGAAACCG CCTGGATCTTTTTGGTGACCGCTCTGCTCCTGGTGCTGGGCGTCAGCGCCCTCCTGGGCCTGCTGCTGCTGAGGTGGCAGTTTCCTGCGCACTACAG GAGCCTGAGGCATGCCCTGTGGCCCTCAGTTCCAGACCTGCACCGGGTCCTAGGCCAGTACCTTAGGGATACTGCAGCCCTGAGTCCG CCCAAGGCTGCAGTCTCAGATGCCTGTGAGGAAGTGGAACCCAGCCTCCTTGAAATTGTACCCAGGTCCTCAGAGAAGACTCCCTTGCCCCTATGTTCCTCCCAGGCCCAGATGGATTACCGAGGATTGCAGCCTTCTTGCCTGGGGACCATGCCCCTGTCTGTGTGCCCACGCATGGCTGAGACAGGGTCCTACTGCACCACTCACATCGCCAACCATTCCTACTTACCACTCAGCTGCTGGCAGGCCCCTCGCTCCCAGTACCCTGGACAGATCCAAACCCTCTAG